DNA from Triticum aestivum cultivar Chinese Spring chromosome 7D, IWGSC CS RefSeq v2.1, whole genome shotgun sequence:
ACGCTCGAAGAGGGGCACAGATAGCAGCCATGACcgtgcctccaagaaggaaacggAACCCATAGGTAACAAGGGATCATAGGAATATCATTTGTTTTCTGGCTAAAAATGATTAGAGATTAGCTCGAAACCGTTATGGCTTAACCTCTAACTCGGATCAAATAAAGCTTACCTGTTTTATCAACTTATCCAAGCTGACTTTAGCCTAAATCGCTCAAGCTGGACCTTTGATCCCTGTCCTCCAACAGGGAGAAAAGATTCACCTCGTAATTTGGCATAAAATTCCATACTACACAATCTGATTGGATGACGACGGTGAGGTGAATCTTTTGATGGAATTTGATTGTTCACTCAGTGACGTCGATGGCCCAGCTTACATATGTTTGCACATTGCCTAAAACCGCTCATATTCATTACCAGTCAACATTAACATTCCCATAAACAGCTCCAAGCCTTCATCTTTCATCTGCTAATTGTTTATGTCCACCCGGCCCCATCCGAAGACGGTCGCGACTATATATCGCACTTGGCAGATTGTAGCAGCCGCACCTACGTCGATCCGCAAGTTCCAAGAACAATACAACCGTCTCACATATGCCATTTCACTAGGAATTAAGCTAGCAAAACAACCTAGATGCAGGGCTCCTTTCCACACGCTGATTTTTAACTAGTTTCCACACGAAGGACCTTGACAACGTTACCGTACCGGCGCCGGCCGCACAAACAAACGAAACCGTGCCAGTTAAGTCCGCGATTTCCCCTTCCTTGGACGCGCATTTGGCACCCTATCGGCGACCATGATTGGCCTCAGCATACCAGCTGCGTCGATCCGGGAGGTATGATTTGCTAAAACTCGTATTATAAAACCATACACCACACAAACAGTAGCTAGTTTGGAGTCGCGCTTGCACCAATGCCATTCCCGCATCCAGCAGCCCACAGCCCAGCGCCACCGCCGTCGCATCCATGGCCGTCGGGGGGATCTTCAAAGGATGACTCCGCGTCTCAAGGTGGGATCATCGCTGGCCTCGTCATCGGCTTCGTGGCCTCCTTGCTCCTCTTCACCGTGGCGTGGAGCGTCTTCAAGGGGCACCGCAACAGCCGCGCTCGCGCCcgcgccgcggccgcggccgccgctcGGCCGTGGCCACCGCCGGAACCTTACCGCCCACGCAGCGACGAAGATCGGCATCGCCGAAGCGCCAGCGACCCCAGCCAGACGGCCCGTCTGCCGGCGTTCACGTACAGCCCGTCCGTGAAGCACAAcgtggcgggcggcggcgaggaggcggcgacgtGCTCGGTGTGTCTCGGCGCGTTCCTGCTCGGTGAGACGGTCCGGCTGCTGCCGGTGTGCCTGCACCTCTACCACGTCGGGTGCATCGACCCCTGGCTGGACGCGCACTCGACGTGCCCGCTCTGCCGCTCCGACACCGACCCGACGATCGACGCCGTCCGGATACTGCCTGTTTAGGCCTTCGTTCTGCCGGCGAGTGGCGTAGATACGTGAGGTATAGCCGCAGCACTACTGTAAAGATTCGCGAGGATAGTTGGAGTGTACACTCATGCATTTATTTTGCTGGAGATTATTATTTTACGACGTAGTACGACTTTGTCTCAAACTCTCAATACATTGCTTGGTATCAAGGCCTCCTCGGTTTTGAACCAAAATTTGGCATTGCCTTTTATCAACAGTTGCCGAACTCAGACTTTGCCAACATTAGAAACTTTGGCTAGTCATCATTGGTTGGCAGAACTGGCGCCCAATGAATAATAAACTACCAAAACTTTCTTAGGTTGCCAGAGAATTGGCTTCCCAAAATTTAGAACCACTAGCACCGTGACCCATGCATGTACGGTAACATCTTGCAAAATGATTAGTAAAATATTATTTACAAAAATATGCATACATGTACGGCATTTGTGTCTAGATGCCATATAAAAAAAATCACTGTACCATGGCATTTTTTAGTGTACATAACACGACAATTTTAGTAATTTTTGCCATGTGTTTATATGACTCAACATTCCTAAATTACAATTTACAAACTTGTTCTACGTTTACCTTGCTTTATACATCACCAGCAAAAGGGCCCGCGCGCGTTGAAACGGGAGAAAAAAATATCCTCTCATATCTCTAGCTGTGGGTCAGTTCAATAAACTGTGTGTGGCCGTTTACCAGGTTATGAGATCGAACCTTCCCATCAACAATTTTATTTTTTGCCAGTTCTCCGGACCTGGGCCACGTGCGCCATCGGGTGGGCTTCATCCGTTGAGCCAAAACAGGTGGCAAGTAACGAAACCAAATAGCATACATGAAATTAATTGAAATGGGACCAAACgaagcgggacgaaaccaagaatatcacctccctttaatagtaggtatagattgcAATTGTTCTACGAAACTTGTTCTAACTTAAAACAAATTTCAACAATATTTGCCATGGAAATTGTTGTTTGTACTGCTCATGTCATGGCAAAAAAAATTGTTCACCATGGCATTTGTGTCTAGATACCATGTCAAAATTCTCTATACCATAGCATTTTTAGTGTACATACCACGACAATTTCAGCAAAAAAAAAATACATGTGTTATATTACTCAAATTTCTAAGTTACAATGTATAAACATGTTTAAGTTTTCCTTGCTTTTTATCGATCATTTTTTCGAAAATTTGCCATGGAGCATGGGCAATTTTTTTCATGGAAAATTGTGGAGCTACTTTAGGTTTTCACACACGCCAAATTTGCTATGATTTTGTTT
Protein-coding regions in this window:
- the LOC123165832 gene encoding RING-H2 finger protein ATL32-like, which gives rise to MPFPHPAAHSPAPPPSHPWPSGGSSKDDSASQGGIIAGLVIGFVASLLLFTVAWSVFKGHRNSRARARAAAAAAARPWPPPEPYRPRSDEDRHRRSASDPSQTARLPAFTYSPSVKHNVAGGGEEAATCSVCLGAFLLGETVRLLPVCLHLYHVGCIDPWLDAHSTCPLCRSDTDPTIDAVRILPV